In the genome of Patescibacteria group bacterium, the window TCTTGCAGGGCGCTTTCTAATTTGGCAGTTTGATTATTAATTATTAATTTTGAAATTTCTCCGCCCAGACAAGCGCTCATGCCAATTAATCCTTGTGAATATTTTTTTAACGTCGGTTTATCGATTCTTGGTTTATAATAAAAACCCTCGAGGTGGGCAATGCTCGTGAGTTTAATTAAATTTTTGTATCCAATTTCATCTTTGGCAAGGAGCACCAGATGATAGGGCCGTTCGTCAATTTTTACCCGCTTGTCGTTCAGGCCGTTGGGGGCTAGATATACTTCGACGCCGATGATTGGTTTAATACCGGCCGCTTTGGCTTTTTGATAAAATTCAATGACGCCATACATCACGCCGTGATCGGTAATGGCCAGAGATTTCATTTTGTATTTTTTTGCCTCTTCGATCAGATCTTCGATTTTAGCCATGCCGTCAAGAAGCGAAAAATGGGAGTGGACGTGAAGATGGTTAAACATATTTATAAATTAACGAGCTATTTCTGTCTTCTTTCTTTGATAAACTCGGTTACTTCTTTTATACCCTGTGTTATTAGGGCCATGAAGGTGGAAATTTTAATTTTTTCCTTTAAGTTTTCGGCAATTTTGTTAAAATGATTTATGACGCCAGATATTCTCTTTAAGATAACCAGCCAATAAATCATAGAGATACAAACAAAAAGAGCCACTACGATTATGGCTGCACTGACGCTGTAATAAAAAAGATTTTGTGCGAACATAGACTATAAGTTAATATTTAAATATGTTAATAGCTTACCACTTTTTTCTTTTCAAGACAACCCCTTGTTGTTAATATTGTTTATGCTATAATGAATTTATGGCTGATTTAAACCAGGATCTAAACATTAAAGAAGTAAAATTTGCCAAATGGTATGAAACCAGGAAGGGTTTATTTAAAAAAATCCCGGTTTTGGTGCTAGTTTTAGTTTGTATTATAGTTTGGGCTGTTGGTATTAACCAGACTGTTAAATATTTTATAAACACTTCAGCATATCAGCAAACAATTTTTGGTTTAGTCAAAAATTGGGTTGATTACGTTACTTATAACGAATCAAAAAAGCCTGCGCTTCCGGACGTAAATGTCGCGCCATTGATTTCGTATTTAGGTCCAGATAATTTATATCATTATCATTTATTGGCCAAAGTCAAAAATAACGACAGCAATTGGATAATTTCATCGCTTAGCGGAGAATTTAAATTAGGGGACACGGTGATTTCTGTCAGTAATTTTTTTCTACCCAATGAGCAGAAATATTTAATGGCCTTAAATCAAACAAATCGTCAATTATTTTCTACGGCCGATTTTACCGTTACTGGTGTTTCTTGGCGCCGAGCAAGGCCGGACATTAAATCAAATCTATCCATAATCAATAATTTATCTTATCAGGACGTTAATTTTATACCCGGCGAAGTTGTCGGCGACAAAATTACGCCGGCGCGCGTTCAATTTATTGCCGCCAACCACTCAGCTTATTCTTTTTGGCAGACGATGGCTCAGCTTTTAATTTATCAAGGTAATAAAATTGTTGACGCTTATCTCGTGCCCATAAATGATTGGATGACTGGCCAAGAAAAGTTCGTGGAAATAAATTTGATTCAACAATTTCCTTCTGTTACGAGGATTGAAATTATACCCAATATCGATTTGCTAAATAAAAATATTTTTATTAAGCCATAACATGCCACTGATATTAAATCAAAGATTTAGATTAATAGACTGGGGATTAATAATCCTTATTTTTCTTATAGTGGTTTTTGGTTTAATAGTGCAATATGATTTATCTTTTAATAATAACACAAGCGGGCTGTCTAATTTCACGAAGCAATTAATTTATTGTTTAATCGGTTTTATTTTGATTTTTATTTTAAGTCAATTAGATTTTCGCTATCTTAAATCAATTAGCTATATTTTTTACGGAGTAATTTTATTAGCCCTTGTCGCTGTTCTTTTGTTTGGCAAGACTTTCCACGGAGTGAAAGGTTGGTTGTCGTTTGGCATTTTCAATTTTCAATTGGTTGAGCTGGCGAAGCTCGCCTCCATTATTGCTTTGGCTACCTTTTGGCAAAAGACTATTCGGCCTCTGCCGTTTAAACGTATTATTTTAAGCTTGGTTTTTGTCTTGCCGCCGATAATTTTAGTCGCTTTACAGCCAGACTTTGGTTCGGCGCTGGTTTTATTTTTGACCTGGTTGGGCATTATTGTTTTAGTTGATAATAATCCTAAGCATCTGGTCGCGATTTTTTTAACCATTGTTTTAGTGCTTATTTTAATGTATTTTTTTGTCTTTCATCAATATCAACGAGATAGGATTAGCACTTTGTTAAATCCCGGAGCCGATCCGCTTGGTCGCGGGTATCAAACTGCGCAATCGGCGATGGCCATCGGTTCTGGCGGTTGGTGGGGCAGGGGATTGTCGCTTAGTGCGCATGGATCTCTCAGTTACTTGCCGGCCGGACAAACTGATTTTATTTTTGCCGCCATTGCCGAGCGAGCCGGATTTTTAGGATGTCTTATTGTCTTCGGTTTGTTCTTTTTGTTATTCAGCCGGCTTAATAAATTGGTACAAAAAATTTATGATAATTTTGCCGCGCTTTTGACCATCGGTATTTTAATAAATTTAGTTATTCATTTTGTTATAAATGTCGGAATGAATCTTGGTCTTTTGCCGGTCATTGGGGTTCCATTGCCTCTTTTAAGCTATGGCGGTAGTTATTTGTTGGTAACGTTTATCTTTATCGGTTTAATACAAAGCATTAGTGTTCATCGTTTATTTATCGCCCAAGAAAAAGATTTAGCATAATTTTATGAAAATATTTATTGCTCATTCAAGTAATTATGATTTTAAAAAAGAACTCTACGAGCCGCTTAGAGATTCTTCTTTAGACAAAGAACATAAAATTATTTTGCCTCAAGGAAAAGGATTTGAAACGATTACTCGAGATGTAATAAATGGATGTGATTTATTAGTGGCAGAAATTTCCTATCCCTCGACGGGGCTGGGCATTGAGTTGGGCTGGGCTGATGTGGCTAAGATTCCGGCCATTGGCGTTTATAAAGAAGGAACGAGACCGTCTCCGGCAGTGAATAAAATGATAAAAGACTTTATTATTTACAATGATGCCGATGATATGATCAATAAATTAAGAGAATATATTTCTAATCTTAAAAAATAATATGGGTAAGAAAGAAATACTAAATATTGTTGATGAAAACGATAATATAATCGGACAAGAACAGAGAGAAAGAGTACATAAGAGTGGATTATTACATCGAGAAATTCATGTCTGGGTTTATAACGATAAAGGCGAGGTGTTATTGCAGAAAAGAGCGATGGATAAAGATACTTTTCCTGGATTATTTGACGCATCTGTTGGTGGACACGTTGACTTAAACCAAACCTATGAAGAAGCTGCCACTAGAGAGCTAGAGGAAGAAATTGGCGTTAAGGCTGACATAAAAGATTTATCTTATCTTATTAAAATGAGAGACAAAGATTATGATCAAAGTACCGGAATGACCAATAATAGATTTTGGGTAGTTTATGCTTATAAATATAATGAGAACAAAGATAATTTAAGATTAGAAAAAGGAAAGGCGATAAGTCTGGAATTTTGGCCAATAAACAGAATTATGAACGCCTCGGCTGAAGATAGAGAAAAATTCATTCCATTTTTGCTCGGCGATAAATATTCAATAATTTTTCAAGAAATAAAAAATTTAATTAAACAATAAAATGAAACTATATTTTAAAAATAAAAGCGGATTAAGATTGTGCGGTGTTTTGGACGAGCCGAAAAAGAAGGGTGACACTTGCGTTATTCTTTGCCATGGCCTGGGAGTAGATAAAAATGAATACAATAATATTTTCGTAAAACTTAAAAAGCGATTAGTACAAAAAGGAATGCCAGTTTTCAGGTTCGACTTTATGGCACATGGCGAAAGTCAAGGCAAGTCGATAAACATGACTATTATTAAAGAAAAATATGATTTAGAGGTCGCGGTAAGTTTTTTGAGAAAATTAGGTTATAAAAATTTCGGTATTTTGGGCGCCAGTTTTGGCGGCGGGGCAGTGGCGCTTTTTTCGGCTCAAAATAAGAAAATTATCAAAGCCGCAGTTTTATGGAATGCTTTAATAGACTATCATAGCATTTTAAAACCGACTTTGTCCTGGCCAAAACGTAATTTTGGTTCAGAGGCGATGAAAAGGTTAAAAAAATCAGGCTATATTTTCATTGGCGGTTCTAAATTTAAAATGGGCAAGAAATTATTTTCGGAAATGAAGAAATTACATCCTGGCCAGATAATGG includes:
- a CDS encoding FtsW/RodA/SpoVE family cell cycle protein, which translates into the protein MPLILNQRFRLIDWGLIILIFLIVVFGLIVQYDLSFNNNTSGLSNFTKQLIYCLIGFILIFILSQLDFRYLKSISYIFYGVILLALVAVLLFGKTFHGVKGWLSFGIFNFQLVELAKLASIIALATFWQKTIRPLPFKRIILSLVFVLPPIILVALQPDFGSALVLFLTWLGIIVLVDNNPKHLVAIFLTIVLVLILMYFFVFHQYQRDRISTLLNPGADPLGRGYQTAQSAMAIGSGGWWGRGLSLSAHGSLSYLPAGQTDFIFAAIAERAGFLGCLIVFGLFFLLFSRLNKLVQKIYDNFAALLTIGILINLVIHFVINVGMNLGLLPVIGVPLPLLSYGGSYLLVTFIFIGLIQSISVHRLFIAQEKDLA
- a CDS encoding NUDIX domain-containing protein, encoding MGKKEILNIVDENDNIIGQEQRERVHKSGLLHREIHVWVYNDKGEVLLQKRAMDKDTFPGLFDASVGGHVDLNQTYEEAATRELEEEIGVKADIKDLSYLIKMRDKDYDQSTGMTNNRFWVVYAYKYNENKDNLRLEKGKAISLEFWPINRIMNASAEDREKFIPFLLGDKYSIIFQEIKNLIKQ
- a CDS encoding alpha/beta fold hydrolase, whose protein sequence is MKLYFKNKSGLRLCGVLDEPKKKGDTCVILCHGLGVDKNEYNNIFVKLKKRLVQKGMPVFRFDFMAHGESQGKSINMTIIKEKYDLEVAVSFLRKLGYKNFGILGASFGGGAVALFSAQNKKIIKAAVLWNALIDYHSILKPTLSWPKRNFGSEAMKRLKKSGYIFIGGSKFKMGKKLFSEMKKLHPGQIMAKTKIPTLFIHGTNDNYIPYQDSVKYSKLFKNAKVKLLKDAQHGFDDSKEHTEEAIKYTTDFFAKFI